One Mauremys reevesii isolate NIE-2019 linkage group 27, ASM1616193v1, whole genome shotgun sequence genomic region harbors:
- the DHX58 gene encoding probable ATP-dependent RNA helicase DHX58 has translation MELRDYQWEVILPALEGKNIIIWLPTGAGKTRAAAYVCKRHLETRDRAKVAVLVNRVHLVEQHYTQEFHVLQDRFRVTPISSDSDRKFFFSEEVKLSDVVICTAKILQNALTSQDEDMHVELTDFSLLVIDECHHTHKDGVYNQIMEDYLERKLRGQRKLPQILGLTASPGTGGATSIQGARQHILQICANLDTAKIMSSQKHRVHLEAQVPRPRKQYDVSYERPQDPLGRKLKETMAHIHQYLDVRALPQDFGTQSYEQRVVELGKEGAQSFCRKKRTCAMHLRKYNDALLINDTVRMIDAFNALDEFYQLEKATKLLQDPTERFLVSTFEEIKAALLALASDPRYENPKLSKLEEILQEQFQTLGHSRGIIFTKTRQSAHALHKWIQENARLARLGIKAAVLTGAGYSNQTKHMTQNEQQDVIKLFRKGDLNLLFSTSVAEEGLDIPECNIVVRYGLMTNEIAMVQARGRARAENSLYSVLAKANSKEVSRERLNESLEELTQRVIEEVQAMPEKEYRDTITDLQRGAVISRKVKKAEGNQKRQLHDPDAVRLHCINCNMAVCHGSDLRTVEKMHHVNVNPDFKIYYNATSNNVEIPRNFKDWKPGGSISCASCGQAWGMEMIYRSVTLPILSIKNFVVATPDGNKQPKQWSRVTFTVEEFDYTEYCSRNLGE, from the exons ATGGAGCTGCGTGACTACCAGTGGGAAGTGATCCTGCCCGCCCTGGAGGGCAAGAACATCATCATCTGGCTGCCCACGGGTGCAGGGAAGACCCGGGCAGCTGCCTACGTGTGCAAGAGGCACCTGGAGACCCGGGACCGGGCCAAGGTGGCCGTGCTGGTGAACAGG GTGCACCTGGTGGAGCAGCACTACACGCAGGAATTCCACGTGCTGCAGGATCGCTTCCGGGTCACGCCCATCAGCAGCGACAGTGACCGGAAATTCTTCTTCTCCGAGGAGGTGAAGCTGAGCGACGTGGTGATCTGCACGGCGAAGATCCTGCAGAACGCTCTGACCAGCCAGGACGAGGACATGCACGTGGAGCTGACGG ATTTCTCCCTGCTGGTGATTGACGAATGCCACCACACCCACAAGGACGGCGTCTACAACCAGATCATGGAGGATTACCTGGAGCGCAAGCTGAGAGGCCAGCGGAAGCTGCCGCAGATCCTGGGCCTCACTGCCTCGCCCGGCACCGGGGGGGCCACCAGCATCCAGGGGGCCAGGCAGCACATCCTGCAG ATCTGCGCCAACCTGGACACCGCCAAAATCATGTCGTCCCAGAAGCACCGGGTCCACCTGGAGGCTCAGGTCCCTCGGCCCAGGAAGCAGTACGACGTGTCCTACGAGAGGCCGCAG GATCCCTTGGGCAGGAAGCTGAAGGAGACCATGGCCCACATCCACCAGTACCTGGACGTTCGTGCCCTGCCGCAGGACTTCGGCACGCAGAGCTACGAGCAGCGCGTTGTCGAGCTGGGGAAGGAAG GAGCCCAGTCGTTCTGCCGTAAGAAGCGCACGTGCGCCATGCACCTGCGGAAGTACAACGACGCGCTGCTGATCAATGACACGGTGCGCATGATCGATGCCTTCAATGCCCTGGACGAGTTCTACCAGCTGGAAAAGGCCACCAAGCTTCTGCAGGACCCCACGGAGCGCTTCCTCGTCAGCACCTTCGAGG AGATCAAGGCAGCCCTGCTGGCTCTGGCCAGCGACCCGCGCTACGAGAACCCCAAGCTCAGCAAGCTGGAGGAGATCCTCCAGGAGCAGTTCCAGACCCTGGGCCACTCCCGCGGCATCATCTTCACCAAGACGCGCCAGAGCGCCCACGCCCTGCACAAGTGGATCCAGGAGAACGCCAGGCTGGCGAGACTGGGCATTAAGGCAGCTGTCCTGACCGGAGCCGGCTACAGCAACCAGACCAAGCACATGAcccag AACGAGCAGCAAGACGTCATCAAGTTGTTCCGCAAGGGAGACCTCAACCTGCTCTTCTCCACCAGCGTGGCCGAGGAGGGCCTGGACATCCCCGAATGCAACATCGTGGTTCGCTACGGACTGATGACCAACGAGATCGCCATGGTGCAG GCCAGGGGCCGCGCCCGCGCCGAGAACAGCCTGTACTCCGTCCTCGCCAAAGCCAACAGCAAGGAGGTGTCGCGGGAGCGGCTGAACGAGAGCCTGGAGGAGCTCACGCAGAGAGTCATCGAAGAGGTGCAGGCCATGCCGGAGAAGGAGTACCGGGACACG atcACAGACCTGCAGCGAGGCGCCGTCATTAGCCGGAAGGTGAAGAAGGCTGAAGGCAACCAGAAGCGGCAGCTGCACGACCCGGACGCCGTCCGCCTCCACTGCATAAACTGCAACATGGCCGTGTGCCACGGCAGCGACCTGCGCACCGTGGAGAAGATGCACCACGTCAACGTCAACCCGGACTTCAA GATTTACTACAACGCCACGTCCAACAACGTGGAGATTCCCCGCAACTTCAAGGACTGGAAGCCCGGGGGCAGCATCAGCTGTGCGAGCTGCGGCCAG GCCTGGGGCATGGAGATGATCTACCGCAGCGTGACACTGCCCATCCTCTCCATCAAAAACTTCGTGGTGGCGACGCCGGATGGGAACAAACAGCCCAAGCAATGGAGCCGGGTGACTTTCACCGTCGAGGAGTTTGACTACACGGAGTATTGCAGCAGGAACCTGGGCGAGTAG
- the KAT2A gene encoding histone acetyltransferase KAT2A isoform X2: protein MAEPEASQPGRTPPPPPAAPGSGPGPAGGSSDPARPGLSQQQRASQRKAQVRGFPRARKLEKLGVFSACKANDACKCNGWKNPNPPTAPRMDLQQPVTNLSELCRSCGHALADHVSHLENVSEEEINRLLGMVVDVENLFMSVHKEEDTDTKQVYFYLFKLLRKCILQMSRPVVEGSLGSPPFEKPNIEQGVFNFVQYKFSHLPPKERQTMYELSKMFLLCLNYWKLETPSQFRQRSQNDDVATYKVNYTRWLCYCHVPQSCDSLPRYETTHVFGRSLLKSIFTVTRRQLLEKFRVEKDKLVPEKRTLILTHFPKFLSMLEEEIYGENSPIWESDFTMPATEGAQLVPRPAVSTVAVPSTPMFSKKLSSSSSLSSMSLDASTAEPVPGEKRKLPEGLTLEDAKRIRVMGDIPMELVNEVMLTITDPAAMLGPETSLLSANAARDETARLEERRGIIEFHVIGNALSQKSNKRILMWLVGLQNVFSHQLPRMPKEYITRLVFDPKHKTLALIKDGRVIGGICFRMFPTQGFTEIVFCAVTSNEQVKGYGTHLMNHLKEYHIKHNILYFLTYADEYAIGYFKKQGFSKDIKVPKGRYLGYIKEYEGATLMECELNPRIPYTELSHIIKKQKEIIKKLIERKQAQIRKVYPGLTCFKEGVRQIPVESIPGIRDTGWRPLGKEKGKELKDPDQLYNTLKNLLAQIKTHPSAWPFMEPVKKLEAPDYYEIIRFPIDLKTMTERLKNRYYVTKKLFIADLQRIITNCREYNPPDSDYCKCANTLEKFFYFKLKEAGLIDK from the exons GCCAACGATGCCTGCAAGTGCAACGGCTGGAAGAACCCCAACCCGCCCACTGCCCCCCGCATGGACCTGCAGCAGCCTGTGACCAACCTGAGCGAGCTGTGCCGGAGCTGCGGACACGCCCTGG CTGACCACGTGTCCCACCTGGAGAACGTCTCGGAAGAGGAGATCAACCGGCTGCTGGGGATGGTGGTGGACGTGGAAAATCTCTTTATGTCGGTCCACAAAGAGGAGGACACGGACACCAAGCAAGTGTACTTCTACCTGTTCAAG CTGTTGAGGAAATGCATCCTGCAGATGAGCCGTCCTGTTGTAGAAGGGTCCCTCGGCAGCCCCCCCTTCGAGAAGCCGAACATCGAGCAG ggAGTCTTCAACTTCGTCCAGTACAAGTTCAGCCACCTGCCCCCCAAGGAGCGGCAGACCATGTACGAGCTCTCCAAGATGTTCCTGCTCTGCCTCAACTACTGGAAGCTGGAGACGCCCTCCCAGTTCCGGCAGCGCTCGCAGAACGACGACGTGGCCACCTACAAAGTCAACTACAcccg CTGGCTGTGTTACTGCCACGTGCCCCAGAGCTGCGACAGCCTCCCCCGCTACGAGACTACCCACGTCTTCGGGCGCAGCCTGCTCAAGTCCATTTTCACCGTCACCCGCCGGCAGCTGCTGGAGAAGTTCCGGGTGGAGAAGGACAAGCTGGTGCCGGAGAAGCGGACGCTCATCCTCACCCATTTCCCCAA GTTTCTGTCGATGCTGGAAGAGGAGATCTACGGGGAGAACTCGCCCATCTGGGAATCTGACTTCACCATGCCGGCCACGGAAGGCGCCCAGCTGGTCCCGCGCCCAG CCGTCAGCACCGTCGCCGTGCCCAGCACCCCGATGTTCAGCAagaagctcagcagcagcagctccttgtcCTCCATGAGCCTGGATGCCAGCACGGCCGAGCCCGTGCCAG GCGAGAAGCGGAAGCTGCCCGAGGGCCTGACGCTGGAGGACGCCAAGCGGATCCGGGTCATGGGCGACATCCCCATGGAGCTGGTCAACGAGGTGATGCTGACCATCACGGACCCGGCCGCCATGCTGGGCCCGGAg aCCAGCCTGCTGTCGGCCAACGCGGCGCGGGACGAGACGGCGCGGCTGGAGGAGAGACGCGGCATCATCGAGTTCCACGTCATCGGCAACGCACTCTCGCAGAAATCCAACAAGCGGATCCTGATGTGGCTGGTGGGGCTGCAGAACGTCTTCTCCCACCAGCTGCCCCGCATGCCCAAGGAGTACATCACCCGCCTCGTCTTCGACCC CAAACACAAGACCCTGGCTCTGATCAAGGACGGCCGGGTGATCGGGGGCATCTGCTTCCGGATGTTCCCCACCCAGGGCTTCACGGAGATCGTCTTCTGCGCTGTCACCTCCAACGAGCAAGTGAAG GGGTACGGGACGCACCTGATGAACCACCTCAAGGAGTATCACATCAAGCACAACATCCTCTACTTCCTGACCTACGCCGACGAGTACGCCATCGGCTACTTCAAGAAGCAG GGCTTCTCCAAGGACATCAAAGTGCCCAAGGGCCGCTACCTGGGCTACATCAAGGAGTACGAAGGGGCGACGCTGATGGAGTGTGAGCTCAACCCCCGCATCCCCTACACCGAGCTCTCGCACATCATCAAGAAGCAGAAGGAG ATCATCAAGAAGCTGATCGAGAGGAAGCAGGCGCAGATCCGCAAGGTCTACCCGGGCCTGACCTGCTTCAAGGAGGGCGTGCGGCAGATCCCGGTCGAGAGCATCCCTGGAATCC GAGACACGGGATGGCGGCCgctggggaaggagaaagg GAAGGAGCTCAAGGACCCAGACCAGCTGTACAACACTCTGAAAAACCTCCTGGCCCAGATCAAG ACGCACCCCAGCGCCTGGCCCTTCATGGAGCCCGTGAAGAAGTTGGAGGCCCCCGATTACTACGAGATCATTCGCTTCCCCATTG ACCTGAAGACCATGACCGAGCGCCTGAAGAATCGCTACTACGTCACCAAGAAGCTCTTCATCGCCGACCTGCAGCGCATCATCACCAACTGCCGGGAGTACAACCCCCCCGACAGCGACTACTGCAAGTGCGCCAACACCCTGGAGAAGTTCTTCTACTTCAAGCTCAAGGAGGCCGGGCTCATAGACAAGTAG
- the KAT2A gene encoding histone acetyltransferase KAT2A isoform X1, with protein sequence MAEPEASQPGRTPPPPPAAPGSGPGPAGGSSDPARPGLSQQQRASQRKAQVRGFPRARKLEKLGVFSACKANDACKCNGWKNPNPPTAPRMDLQQPVTNLSELCRSCGHALADHVSHLENVSEEEINRLLGMVVDVENLFMSVHKEEDTDTKQVYFYLFKLLRKCILQMSRPVVEGSLGSPPFEKPNIEQGVFNFVQYKFSHLPPKERQTMYELSKMFLLCLNYWKLETPSQFRQRSQNDDVATYKVNYTRWLCYCHVPQSCDSLPRYETTHVFGRSLLKSIFTVTRRQLLEKFRVEKDKLVPEKRTLILTHFPKFLSMLEEEIYGENSPIWESDFTMPATEGAQLVPRPAAVSTVAVPSTPMFSKKLSSSSSLSSMSLDASTAEPVPGEKRKLPEGLTLEDAKRIRVMGDIPMELVNEVMLTITDPAAMLGPETSLLSANAARDETARLEERRGIIEFHVIGNALSQKSNKRILMWLVGLQNVFSHQLPRMPKEYITRLVFDPKHKTLALIKDGRVIGGICFRMFPTQGFTEIVFCAVTSNEQVKGYGTHLMNHLKEYHIKHNILYFLTYADEYAIGYFKKQGFSKDIKVPKGRYLGYIKEYEGATLMECELNPRIPYTELSHIIKKQKEIIKKLIERKQAQIRKVYPGLTCFKEGVRQIPVESIPGIRDTGWRPLGKEKGKELKDPDQLYNTLKNLLAQIKTHPSAWPFMEPVKKLEAPDYYEIIRFPIDLKTMTERLKNRYYVTKKLFIADLQRIITNCREYNPPDSDYCKCANTLEKFFYFKLKEAGLIDK encoded by the exons GCCAACGATGCCTGCAAGTGCAACGGCTGGAAGAACCCCAACCCGCCCACTGCCCCCCGCATGGACCTGCAGCAGCCTGTGACCAACCTGAGCGAGCTGTGCCGGAGCTGCGGACACGCCCTGG CTGACCACGTGTCCCACCTGGAGAACGTCTCGGAAGAGGAGATCAACCGGCTGCTGGGGATGGTGGTGGACGTGGAAAATCTCTTTATGTCGGTCCACAAAGAGGAGGACACGGACACCAAGCAAGTGTACTTCTACCTGTTCAAG CTGTTGAGGAAATGCATCCTGCAGATGAGCCGTCCTGTTGTAGAAGGGTCCCTCGGCAGCCCCCCCTTCGAGAAGCCGAACATCGAGCAG ggAGTCTTCAACTTCGTCCAGTACAAGTTCAGCCACCTGCCCCCCAAGGAGCGGCAGACCATGTACGAGCTCTCCAAGATGTTCCTGCTCTGCCTCAACTACTGGAAGCTGGAGACGCCCTCCCAGTTCCGGCAGCGCTCGCAGAACGACGACGTGGCCACCTACAAAGTCAACTACAcccg CTGGCTGTGTTACTGCCACGTGCCCCAGAGCTGCGACAGCCTCCCCCGCTACGAGACTACCCACGTCTTCGGGCGCAGCCTGCTCAAGTCCATTTTCACCGTCACCCGCCGGCAGCTGCTGGAGAAGTTCCGGGTGGAGAAGGACAAGCTGGTGCCGGAGAAGCGGACGCTCATCCTCACCCATTTCCCCAA GTTTCTGTCGATGCTGGAAGAGGAGATCTACGGGGAGAACTCGCCCATCTGGGAATCTGACTTCACCATGCCGGCCACGGAAGGCGCCCAGCTGGTCCCGCGCCCAG CAGCCGTCAGCACCGTCGCCGTGCCCAGCACCCCGATGTTCAGCAagaagctcagcagcagcagctccttgtcCTCCATGAGCCTGGATGCCAGCACGGCCGAGCCCGTGCCAG GCGAGAAGCGGAAGCTGCCCGAGGGCCTGACGCTGGAGGACGCCAAGCGGATCCGGGTCATGGGCGACATCCCCATGGAGCTGGTCAACGAGGTGATGCTGACCATCACGGACCCGGCCGCCATGCTGGGCCCGGAg aCCAGCCTGCTGTCGGCCAACGCGGCGCGGGACGAGACGGCGCGGCTGGAGGAGAGACGCGGCATCATCGAGTTCCACGTCATCGGCAACGCACTCTCGCAGAAATCCAACAAGCGGATCCTGATGTGGCTGGTGGGGCTGCAGAACGTCTTCTCCCACCAGCTGCCCCGCATGCCCAAGGAGTACATCACCCGCCTCGTCTTCGACCC CAAACACAAGACCCTGGCTCTGATCAAGGACGGCCGGGTGATCGGGGGCATCTGCTTCCGGATGTTCCCCACCCAGGGCTTCACGGAGATCGTCTTCTGCGCTGTCACCTCCAACGAGCAAGTGAAG GGGTACGGGACGCACCTGATGAACCACCTCAAGGAGTATCACATCAAGCACAACATCCTCTACTTCCTGACCTACGCCGACGAGTACGCCATCGGCTACTTCAAGAAGCAG GGCTTCTCCAAGGACATCAAAGTGCCCAAGGGCCGCTACCTGGGCTACATCAAGGAGTACGAAGGGGCGACGCTGATGGAGTGTGAGCTCAACCCCCGCATCCCCTACACCGAGCTCTCGCACATCATCAAGAAGCAGAAGGAG ATCATCAAGAAGCTGATCGAGAGGAAGCAGGCGCAGATCCGCAAGGTCTACCCGGGCCTGACCTGCTTCAAGGAGGGCGTGCGGCAGATCCCGGTCGAGAGCATCCCTGGAATCC GAGACACGGGATGGCGGCCgctggggaaggagaaagg GAAGGAGCTCAAGGACCCAGACCAGCTGTACAACACTCTGAAAAACCTCCTGGCCCAGATCAAG ACGCACCCCAGCGCCTGGCCCTTCATGGAGCCCGTGAAGAAGTTGGAGGCCCCCGATTACTACGAGATCATTCGCTTCCCCATTG ACCTGAAGACCATGACCGAGCGCCTGAAGAATCGCTACTACGTCACCAAGAAGCTCTTCATCGCCGACCTGCAGCGCATCATCACCAACTGCCGGGAGTACAACCCCCCCGACAGCGACTACTGCAAGTGCGCCAACACCCTGGAGAAGTTCTTCTACTTCAAGCTCAAGGAGGCCGGGCTCATAGACAAGTAG
- the KAT2A gene encoding histone acetyltransferase KAT2A isoform X3 — protein sequence MDLQQPVTNLSELCRSCGHALADHVSHLENVSEEEINRLLGMVVDVENLFMSVHKEEDTDTKQVYFYLFKLLRKCILQMSRPVVEGSLGSPPFEKPNIEQGVFNFVQYKFSHLPPKERQTMYELSKMFLLCLNYWKLETPSQFRQRSQNDDVATYKVNYTRWLCYCHVPQSCDSLPRYETTHVFGRSLLKSIFTVTRRQLLEKFRVEKDKLVPEKRTLILTHFPKFLSMLEEEIYGENSPIWESDFTMPATEGAQLVPRPAAVSTVAVPSTPMFSKKLSSSSSLSSMSLDASTAEPVPGEKRKLPEGLTLEDAKRIRVMGDIPMELVNEVMLTITDPAAMLGPETSLLSANAARDETARLEERRGIIEFHVIGNALSQKSNKRILMWLVGLQNVFSHQLPRMPKEYITRLVFDPKHKTLALIKDGRVIGGICFRMFPTQGFTEIVFCAVTSNEQVKGYGTHLMNHLKEYHIKHNILYFLTYADEYAIGYFKKQGFSKDIKVPKGRYLGYIKEYEGATLMECELNPRIPYTELSHIIKKQKEIIKKLIERKQAQIRKVYPGLTCFKEGVRQIPVESIPGIRDTGWRPLGKEKGKELKDPDQLYNTLKNLLAQIKTHPSAWPFMEPVKKLEAPDYYEIIRFPIDLKTMTERLKNRYYVTKKLFIADLQRIITNCREYNPPDSDYCKCANTLEKFFYFKLKEAGLIDK from the exons ATGGACCTGCAGCAGCCTGTGACCAACCTGAGCGAGCTGTGCCGGAGCTGCGGACACGCCCTGG CTGACCACGTGTCCCACCTGGAGAACGTCTCGGAAGAGGAGATCAACCGGCTGCTGGGGATGGTGGTGGACGTGGAAAATCTCTTTATGTCGGTCCACAAAGAGGAGGACACGGACACCAAGCAAGTGTACTTCTACCTGTTCAAG CTGTTGAGGAAATGCATCCTGCAGATGAGCCGTCCTGTTGTAGAAGGGTCCCTCGGCAGCCCCCCCTTCGAGAAGCCGAACATCGAGCAG ggAGTCTTCAACTTCGTCCAGTACAAGTTCAGCCACCTGCCCCCCAAGGAGCGGCAGACCATGTACGAGCTCTCCAAGATGTTCCTGCTCTGCCTCAACTACTGGAAGCTGGAGACGCCCTCCCAGTTCCGGCAGCGCTCGCAGAACGACGACGTGGCCACCTACAAAGTCAACTACAcccg CTGGCTGTGTTACTGCCACGTGCCCCAGAGCTGCGACAGCCTCCCCCGCTACGAGACTACCCACGTCTTCGGGCGCAGCCTGCTCAAGTCCATTTTCACCGTCACCCGCCGGCAGCTGCTGGAGAAGTTCCGGGTGGAGAAGGACAAGCTGGTGCCGGAGAAGCGGACGCTCATCCTCACCCATTTCCCCAA GTTTCTGTCGATGCTGGAAGAGGAGATCTACGGGGAGAACTCGCCCATCTGGGAATCTGACTTCACCATGCCGGCCACGGAAGGCGCCCAGCTGGTCCCGCGCCCAG CAGCCGTCAGCACCGTCGCCGTGCCCAGCACCCCGATGTTCAGCAagaagctcagcagcagcagctccttgtcCTCCATGAGCCTGGATGCCAGCACGGCCGAGCCCGTGCCAG GCGAGAAGCGGAAGCTGCCCGAGGGCCTGACGCTGGAGGACGCCAAGCGGATCCGGGTCATGGGCGACATCCCCATGGAGCTGGTCAACGAGGTGATGCTGACCATCACGGACCCGGCCGCCATGCTGGGCCCGGAg aCCAGCCTGCTGTCGGCCAACGCGGCGCGGGACGAGACGGCGCGGCTGGAGGAGAGACGCGGCATCATCGAGTTCCACGTCATCGGCAACGCACTCTCGCAGAAATCCAACAAGCGGATCCTGATGTGGCTGGTGGGGCTGCAGAACGTCTTCTCCCACCAGCTGCCCCGCATGCCCAAGGAGTACATCACCCGCCTCGTCTTCGACCC CAAACACAAGACCCTGGCTCTGATCAAGGACGGCCGGGTGATCGGGGGCATCTGCTTCCGGATGTTCCCCACCCAGGGCTTCACGGAGATCGTCTTCTGCGCTGTCACCTCCAACGAGCAAGTGAAG GGGTACGGGACGCACCTGATGAACCACCTCAAGGAGTATCACATCAAGCACAACATCCTCTACTTCCTGACCTACGCCGACGAGTACGCCATCGGCTACTTCAAGAAGCAG GGCTTCTCCAAGGACATCAAAGTGCCCAAGGGCCGCTACCTGGGCTACATCAAGGAGTACGAAGGGGCGACGCTGATGGAGTGTGAGCTCAACCCCCGCATCCCCTACACCGAGCTCTCGCACATCATCAAGAAGCAGAAGGAG ATCATCAAGAAGCTGATCGAGAGGAAGCAGGCGCAGATCCGCAAGGTCTACCCGGGCCTGACCTGCTTCAAGGAGGGCGTGCGGCAGATCCCGGTCGAGAGCATCCCTGGAATCC GAGACACGGGATGGCGGCCgctggggaaggagaaagg GAAGGAGCTCAAGGACCCAGACCAGCTGTACAACACTCTGAAAAACCTCCTGGCCCAGATCAAG ACGCACCCCAGCGCCTGGCCCTTCATGGAGCCCGTGAAGAAGTTGGAGGCCCCCGATTACTACGAGATCATTCGCTTCCCCATTG ACCTGAAGACCATGACCGAGCGCCTGAAGAATCGCTACTACGTCACCAAGAAGCTCTTCATCGCCGACCTGCAGCGCATCATCACCAACTGCCGGGAGTACAACCCCCCCGACAGCGACTACTGCAAGTGCGCCAACACCCTGGAGAAGTTCTTCTACTTCAAGCTCAAGGAGGCCGGGCTCATAGACAAGTAG